From the Amycolatopsis thermoflava N1165 genome, one window contains:
- the rpsI gene encoding 30S ribosomal protein S9, with translation MTSTETETEAPEATEAVVTSETPAAPRPSRAAGGSAQTVGRRKEAVVRVRLVPGTGKFKLNGRSLEEYFPNKVHQQLIREPLVTVEKPDSFDIFGNLTGGGISGQAGALRLAIARALVEVDADDRPALKKAGFLTRDARATERKKYGLKKARKAPQYSKR, from the coding sequence GTGACCAGCACGGAGACCGAGACCGAGGCCCCCGAGGCCACCGAGGCGGTCGTGACCAGCGAGACGCCGGCCGCGCCGCGGCCGTCCCGCGCTGCCGGTGGCTCCGCCCAGACCGTCGGCCGTCGCAAGGAGGCCGTCGTCCGCGTGCGGCTCGTCCCCGGCACCGGCAAGTTCAAGCTCAACGGGCGCAGCCTGGAGGAGTACTTCCCGAACAAGGTGCACCAGCAGCTCATCCGCGAGCCCCTGGTGACCGTCGAGAAGCCGGACTCGTTCGACATCTTCGGCAACCTGACCGGTGGCGGCATCTCGGGCCAGGCGGGCGCGCTGCGCCTCGCGATCGCCCGCGCCCTGGTCGAGGTCGACGCCGACGACCGCCCCGCGCTGAAGAAGGCCGGGTTCCTGACCCGCGACGCGCGCGCGACCGAGCGCAAGAAGTACGGCCTCAAGAAGGCCCGCAAGGCTCCGCAGTACAGCAAGCGCTGA
- the rplM gene encoding 50S ribosomal protein L13 → MPTYSPKPGDVTRAWHVIDAEDVVLGRLATEVATLLRGKHKPTYAPHVDTGDFVIIVNAEKVRLTGNKRDQKFAYRHSGYPGGLRKRSFGELLDTRPDRLLEKVVKGMLPKNKLGRAQAKKLKVYAGPQHPHAAQQPQPFEITKIAQVAK, encoded by the coding sequence TTGCCCACGTACAGCCCTAAGCCTGGCGATGTCACCCGTGCCTGGCATGTGATCGATGCCGAGGATGTCGTGCTCGGCCGGCTCGCGACCGAGGTCGCCACGCTGCTGCGCGGCAAGCACAAGCCCACGTATGCACCACACGTGGACACCGGTGACTTCGTCATCATCGTCAACGCCGAGAAGGTCCGCCTGACCGGTAACAAGCGCGACCAGAAGTTCGCGTACCGGCACAGCGGCTACCCGGGCGGTCTGCGCAAGCGCTCGTTCGGCGAGCTGCTCGACACCCGGCCCGACCGGCTGCTGGAGAAGGTCGTCAAGGGCATGCTGCCGAAGAACAAGCTCGGCCGCGCCCAGGCGAAGAAGCTGAAGGTCTACGCAGGCCCGCAGCACCCGCACGCTGCGCAGCAGCCGCAGCCGTTCGAGATCACCAAGATCGCGCAGGTCGCCAAGTGA
- a CDS encoding DUF4333 domain-containing protein, with amino-acid sequence MPPGQGWNQQPGQAQHQPAPGPGAGPQPQQGGQWQPSYGGFGAFGEQKPKRSKKPFLIGAAVVVLLGGGGVGAWLLGAFQGDTLDQAAVQDGVVKILREDFGEGDVKNAQCPDDQPVRTGTTFECTVTVAGQPKKVTVRVLNDQAQYEVGMPR; translated from the coding sequence GTGCCGCCGGGCCAGGGGTGGAACCAGCAGCCCGGCCAGGCGCAGCACCAACCTGCCCCCGGCCCGGGGGCCGGACCTCAGCCGCAGCAGGGCGGGCAGTGGCAGCCGAGCTACGGGGGGTTCGGCGCGTTCGGCGAGCAGAAGCCCAAGCGCTCCAAGAAGCCGTTCCTGATCGGCGCCGCGGTGGTCGTGCTGCTCGGCGGGGGTGGCGTCGGCGCCTGGCTGCTCGGCGCGTTCCAGGGGGACACCCTCGACCAGGCCGCGGTCCAGGACGGCGTCGTCAAGATCCTCCGCGAGGACTTCGGCGAGGGGGACGTCAAGAACGCCCAGTGCCCCGATGACCAGCCGGTCCGCACGGGCACCACGTTCGAATGCACGGTGACCGTTGCGGGACAACCGAAAAAGGTCACCGTCCGCGTGCTCAACGACCAGGCGCAGTACGAAGTCGGAATGCCGCGCTGA
- a CDS encoding WXG100 family type VII secretion target codes for MKVDYATIHQAATDCNKTGGELENLFTQLKSDLAPLTNSWTGDAQQAWHDRQEEWNRALEDMKGLLARIATALPQIADGYQSTDTGITKMFGG; via the coding sequence ATGAAGGTCGATTACGCCACCATCCACCAGGCCGCCACGGACTGCAACAAGACCGGCGGCGAGCTGGAGAACCTCTTCACCCAGCTGAAGTCGGACCTCGCTCCGCTGACCAACAGCTGGACCGGTGACGCGCAGCAGGCGTGGCACGACCGGCAGGAGGAGTGGAACCGCGCGCTGGAGGACATGAAGGGTCTCCTCGCCCGCATCGCCACCGCGCTGCCGCAGATCGCGGACGGCTACCAGTCCACCGACACCGGCATCACCAAGATGTTCGGCGGCTGA
- a CDS encoding WXG100 family type VII secretion target: MAGGFEGDPAEFAAAHLKVSEAKLAMDQNLMQLANNIEATQAGWTGPAAKVFQDVMDAFAQKSAKLNDALEHIGEMLKSSGVQYEVQDQEVNQQLSSLQAALEGL; encoded by the coding sequence ATGGCAGGCGGCTTTGAAGGGGATCCGGCAGAATTCGCGGCCGCGCACCTGAAGGTGTCCGAGGCCAAGCTGGCGATGGACCAGAACCTGATGCAGCTGGCCAACAACATCGAGGCCACGCAGGCGGGCTGGACCGGTCCGGCGGCCAAGGTGTTCCAGGACGTCATGGACGCGTTCGCCCAGAAGTCGGCGAAGCTGAACGACGCGCTCGAGCACATCGGCGAGATGCTCAAGTCCTCCGGTGTCCAGTACGAGGTGCAGGACCAGGAAGTCAACCAGCAGCTGAGCTCGCTCCAGGCCGCTCTCGAAGGCCTGTGA